One stretch of Cryptococcus neoformans var. neoformans B-3501A chromosome 5, whole genome shotgun sequence DNA includes these proteins:
- a CDS encoding hypothetical protein (HMMPfam hit to Voltage_CLC, Voltage gated chloride channel, score: 501.4, E(): 8.2e-148) — protein MGTSMHSPFPSPEGSVLKRLKKKASNVGLGLGRPDNYDDEAVGRRGDEDELLEDNEGERANGTRVWYSSFATIDWIHDAIKESSRVRRLRNAASRSLRGKIANTWDRFQGWLVVTLTGIITALIAFLIIRAEMAFFDLKEGFCSTSWGTARRFCCAPRHQSPGSDGGEDECSDWIEWGQFFNPKEKDGPFGGWVYGGPEFMAYATVALLLAVTASCMTVYLSSSAHHTTSKDSTFLTPPSKIPTAKQSTASSPTKRTASLPYGPHNECQPLLDSVANEPPTPLIESPPETFRKVMFYAAGSGIPEIKTILSGFVIHGYLGGWTLLTKSAGLALSVGSGLSLGKEGPLVHMSSCVGNIVSRMFLKFECNEAKRREVLSAACAAGVAVAFGAPVGGVLFSLEEVSYYFPPKVMWRSFWCAAIAAITLKALNPFGNGSLVLFAVTYTKEYHYWEYIIFVVLGVFGGLYGAVFARLNIIWSRHVRNGTWLRRHPIFEVVLVVLLTTIVSFSNPYTRMGGTEFVASLFEECNSSSSSSLCVNHPHELATVIWEVFMALIIKGCLTIITFGIKVPAGIFIPSLAVGACFGRIVGHMMEYIEFTYPELSIFNVCKDTDCIVPGVYAMVGAAATLAGVTRTTVSLAVIMFELTSTLNYVVPVMLSILIAKTVADGLEKKGIYDLVIDLNQLPYLDSKHEYLWGSRRAYSVADRSVPHLRADKPHTVRSLTGKLLELVRLGMEDTGFPVLVKEMTSAGGPGTSAGVGLEGGIGSGRERSCLRVVGFLGINELEHALSELADEPDAAINLIPDDASQARVRSSAMSIFSFADSFVDNVWNPCDLSRYIDQAPITVQIHSPLELVQQLFVKLGVRQVIVVNSRGVFQGIITKKAWLNFLSELEEGTGH, from the exons ATGGGTACTAGTATGCACTCGCCTTTCCCGTCACCCGAAGGGTCGGTTCtgaaaaggttgaagaagaaagctaGTAATGTTGGATTGGGTCTCGGAAGACCGGATAACTATGACGATGAAGCagttgggagaagaggggatgaggatgagttgTTGGAGGATAATGAAGGCGAACGGGCGAATGGCACAAGAGTATGGTACAGCTCCTTTGCAACTATTGATTGGATCCATGACGCA ATCAAGGAATCGTCACGAGTGAGGAGACTGAGGAATGCCGCTTCACGTTCTCTCCGCGGCAAGATCGCAAATACATGGGATCGCTTCCAAGGATGGCTTGTGGTTACTCTCACCGGTATCATAACCGCCCTTAtcgctttcctcatcatccgtGCGGAGATGGCATTCTTTGATCTGAAAGAAGGGTTCTGTTCGACATCCTGGGGCACCGCCAGACGGTTTTGTTGTGCACCGAGGCACCAGTCACCAGGAAGTGATGGAGGTGAGGACGAATGTTCAGACTGGATTGAGTGGGGTCAGTTCTTCAACCctaaagaaaaagatgggCCATTTGGCGGCTGGGTGTATGGAGGACCCGAATTCATGGCCTATGCTACTGTCGCACTCTTGCTAGCGGTGACTGCCAGCTGTATGACAGTTtatctctcttcatccgctCACCATACCACCTCGAAAGACTCTACATTCCTCACTCCACCGTCTAAAATTCCAACAGCCAAACAGTCCACCGCTTCCTCCCCTACCAAACGTACCGCCTCTCTCCCGTACGGCCCTCATAACGAATGTCAGCCCCTCCTCGATTCGGTCGCTAATGAACCTCCTACACCTTTGATCGAATCGCCTCCCGAAACCTTTCGTAAAGTCATGTTCTACGCTGCTGGCTCTGGTATCCCCGAAATCAAGACGATTTTGAGCGGGTTCGTCATCCATGGATATCTTGGCGGATGGACTCTGCTCACTAAGAGTGCGGGATTGGCGTTGTCCGTCGGGTCTGGTCTGTCattggggaaggaaggaccATTAGTCCATATGAGTAGCTGTGTTGGCAATATCGTATCTAGAATGTTTCTCAAATTTGAATGTAATGAAG CCAAGCGAAGGGAAGTCCTTTCGGCTGCTTGTGCGGCTGGTGTAGCGGTGGCGTTCGGTGCACCCGTCGGTGGTGTCTTGTTCTCTCTGGAAGAAGTCTCCTATTACTTTCCGCCCAAGGTCATGTGGAGAAG TTTCTGGTGCGCTGCAATTGCTGCAATCACGCTCAAAGCATTGAATCCGTTTGGCAACGGAAGCCTGGTACTG TTTGCCGTGACGTACACCAAAGAGTACCACTATTGGGAATATATCATCTTTGTAGTCCTTGGTGTCTTTGGC GGTTTGTATGGTGCGGTCTTTGCTCGACTGAACATTATCTGGAGCAGACATGTGCGGAATGGGACTTGGCTGAGGAGACATCCCATCTTTGAAGTTGTACTT GTCGTGTTGTTGACAACAATAGTGTCTTTCTCAAATCCATACACCAGAATGGGCGGCACTGAATTTGTGGCCAGC TTGTTTGAGGAATGcaattcatcttcttcaagcagCCTCTGCGTCAACCACCCTCATGAGCTCGCCACCGTGATCTGGGAAGTTTTCATGGCCCTGATCATTAAGGGCTGTTTGACGATCATCACCTTTGGCATCAAGGTTCCAG CTGGCATTTTTATCCCCTCTCTCGCTGTTGGTGCTTGCTTTGGCAGAATCGTTGGCCATATGATGGAGTACATCGAATTCACCTATCCTGAATTGTCAATCTTCAACGTCTGCAAAGACACTGATTGTATTGTACCCGGTGTTTATGCCATG GTCGGAGCAGCAGCTACTTTGGCAGGCGTTACACGCACGACGGTGTCACTGGCTGTTATCATGTTTGAACTCACGTCAACGCTCAATTATGTTGTGCCAGTGATGTTAAGTATTTTGATTGCAAAGACCGTGGCAGACgggttggagaagaagggtattTACGACTTGGTCATTGA CTTAAACCAGTTGCCTTACCTTGACTCGAAACATGAATACCTCTGGGGCTCTCGCCGCGCATATTCTGTAGCCGATCGCTCTGTTCCTCATCTGCGCGCAGATAAACCTCACACAGTGAGATCGCTCACCGGTAAACTGCTTGAACTCGTGCGTTTGGGTATGGAGGATACTGGATTCCCTGTCTtggtgaaggaaatgaCTAGTGCTGGAGGGCCAGGTACCAGTGCTGGTGTTGGATTGGAAGGGGGGATCGGTAGcgggagagaaaggagcTGCCTTAGGGTGGTTGGGTTCTTGGGTATCAATGAATTGGAACATGCTCTTT CTGAGCTAGCGGATGAGCCTGATGCTGCGATCAATCTCATTCCCGACGATGCTTCACAAGCGAGGGTACGCAGTAGTGCAATGTCAATCTTCAGCTTTGCCGACTCGTTTGTCGATAACGTGTGGAATCCATGCGACCTCAGTCGATACATCGATCAA GCGCCGATAACTGTACAGATACACTCTCCTCTTGAACTGGTGCAGCAGTTGTTTGTCAAACTCGGAGTCAGGCAGGTCATCGTCGTGAACTCTCGGGGTGTGTTTCAGGGCATAATCACCAAGAAGGCTTGGCTGAACTTCCTGAGCGAGTTGGAGGAAGGCACAGGACATTGA